One Streptomyces sp. NBC_00554 DNA segment encodes these proteins:
- the proS gene encoding proline--tRNA ligase, which translates to MAKAPVLTPQADDFPRWYQDLINKAELADNGPVRGTMVIRPYGYGLWERMQQEMDARIKEAGAQNAYFPLFIPQSYLTREAEHVEGFAPELAVVTHGGGKELEEPIVVRPTSETIINDYFSKWVQSYRDLPLLINQWANVVRWEMRPRVFLRTTEFLWQEGHTAHATYEEAREYAAYIHEKVYADFMVDVLGIDVVLGRKTASERFAGAINTLTLEAMMGDGKALQMGTSHELGQNFAKAFHTQYLSKEGKQELVWQTSWGSSTRMVGGLIMSHGDDSGLRVPPRLAAVQAVVLAIKGDDAVLAKVREIGEQLKAAGVRVHVDDRTDTPFGRRAVDWELKGVPVRIEVGPRDLENGTAMLVRRIRGGKEPVAIEGLVALLPTVLEEDQALLLEQSRARRESRTAEVSTIEEAVEAAVAGGWARIPWADLGEEGEARLAEHSVTVRCLIAEDGSVPEADDSPGNVAVVARAY; encoded by the coding sequence ATGGCTAAGGCACCTGTTCTCACGCCCCAGGCGGACGATTTCCCGCGCTGGTACCAGGACCTCATCAACAAGGCCGAGCTGGCCGACAACGGTCCGGTGCGCGGCACCATGGTCATCCGGCCGTACGGGTACGGGCTGTGGGAGCGGATGCAGCAGGAGATGGACGCCCGCATCAAGGAAGCGGGTGCCCAGAACGCGTACTTCCCGCTCTTCATCCCGCAGTCGTACCTGACGAGGGAGGCCGAGCACGTCGAGGGTTTCGCCCCGGAGCTGGCGGTCGTCACGCACGGCGGCGGCAAGGAGCTCGAGGAGCCGATCGTCGTCCGTCCCACGTCGGAGACGATCATCAACGACTACTTCTCCAAGTGGGTGCAGAGCTACCGCGATCTGCCGCTGCTGATCAACCAGTGGGCGAACGTGGTCCGTTGGGAGATGCGTCCGCGTGTGTTCCTCCGTACGACCGAGTTCCTGTGGCAGGAAGGGCACACGGCTCACGCCACGTACGAGGAAGCCCGGGAGTACGCGGCGTACATCCACGAGAAGGTGTACGCCGACTTCATGGTCGACGTCCTCGGGATCGACGTCGTACTCGGCCGCAAGACGGCGAGTGAGCGGTTCGCGGGAGCCATCAACACCCTGACGCTCGAAGCCATGATGGGTGACGGCAAGGCCCTTCAGATGGGCACCAGTCACGAGCTCGGGCAGAACTTCGCGAAGGCTTTCCATACCCAGTACCTGTCCAAGGAGGGCAAGCAGGAGCTCGTCTGGCAGACCTCCTGGGGGTCCTCGACCCGCATGGTGGGTGGCCTGATCATGTCGCACGGTGATGACAGTGGGTTGCGGGTGCCGCCGCGCCTTGCGGCTGTTCAGGCCGTTGTACTGGCCATCAAGGGCGACGATGCGGTTCTGGCCAAGGTCCGCGAGATCGGCGAGCAGTTGAAGGCGGCGGGTGTGCGGGTGCACGTGGACGACCGTACGGACACGCCTTTCGGGCGCCGCGCCGTCGACTGGGAACTCAAGGGTGTACCCGTACGTATCGAGGTCGGACCCCGTGACCTGGAGAACGGCACCGCGATGCTGGTCCGCCGTATCCGCGGCGGCAAGGAGCCGGTGGCGATCGAGGGCCTCGTCGCCCTGTTGCCCACCGTCCTCGAAGAGGACCAGGCGCTGCTTCTCGAGCAGTCGCGGGCGCGGCGTGAGTCCCGGACGGCGGAGGTGTCGACGATCGAGGAGGCCGTCGAGGCCGCCGTGGCCGGCGGCTGGGCGCGCATCCCGTGGGCCGACCTCGGCGAAGAGGGCGAGGCCAGACTGGCCGAGCACTCGGTGACCGTACGGTGTCTGATCGCCGAGGACGGGTCGGTGCCCGAGGCCGACGATTCACCCGGTAACGTCGCTGTCGTGGCGCGCGCGTACTAG